A single Bufo bufo chromosome 6, aBufBuf1.1, whole genome shotgun sequence DNA region contains:
- the LOC121005395 gene encoding gastrula zinc finger protein XlCGF26.1-like — translation MMEDHQTLTSQDGPCQPNLPAKCPVFSLDFPKENYHVLQNHQDEDLLNIKVEVIDEDEEMYMKANFQNGPSERNPPENCPKENHNFTCDPQEEEDLTNIKVEVKEEETDVKAYQQFEENILVDIGTGNRCKMREEHILVIPNNIVEDKDTMQHSSGENFLNLNVHLGLHSAELSYNPPYHKELSSHQSQFHTSTCQRRGKMFQCDECGKQFTKNSNLFIHRRIHTGEKPYSCSECGKCFTRKSGLDQHEKSHTGEKLFTCSECGKCFTRKSFLSRHRIIHTGEKPFACSKCGKCFTQKPSLVEHQRIHTGEKPYSCSECAKCFTQKSSLVKHQRFHSGEKPYPCSECEKCFITKAKLRDHQRSHTGEKPFSCSECGKYFITKAKLRDHQRSHTGEKPFPCFECGKCFTQKSDLVEHGRIHTGEKPFSCSECGKCFIRKVKLSIHQRIHTGEKPFACSKCGKSFTQKSNLVKHERIHTGERPYSCSECGKCFSRKSILDQHLLIHTGERPFSCSVCKKSFRNKSRLSSHQVIHSH, via the exons atgatggaggaccaccagaccctCACATCACAAG atggacCCTGTCAACCAAATCTACCAGCAAAATGTCCTGTGTTTTCCCTGGATTTTCCAAAGGAAAATTACCATGTCCTTCAGAATCACCAG GATGAAGATCTGCTTAATATTAAAGTTGAGGTTATAGATGAAGATGAAGAGATGTATATGAAGGCTAATTTTCAGA ATGGACCCAGTgagagaaatccaccagagaatTGCCCAAAAGAAAATCACAATTTCACATGTGATCCCCAG GAAGAAGAAGATTTGACTAATATTAAAGTTGAAGTTAAAGAAGAAGAAACAGATGTGAAAGCTTATCAGCAGTTTGAGGAGAACATTCTAGTAGATATTGGCACAG GTAATAGATGTAAAATGCGTGAGGAACACATCCTTGTAATTCCAAATAATATAGTAGAAGATAAAGATACCATGCAGCACTCTTCAGGAGAAAACTTCCTTAACCTTAATGTGCATTTGGGACTCCACAGTGCAGAACTATCATACAATCCCCCTTATCACAAGGAACTTTCTTCTCATCAATCACAGTTTCATACCAGTACGTGTCAAAGACGTGGTAAAATGTTTCAGTGTGATGAATGTGGAAAACAGTTTACAAAAAACTCAAATCTTTTTATACatagaagaattcacacaggggagaagccatactcttgttcagaatgtgggaaatgttttacccgtaaatcaggcctggatcaacatgagaaaagtcacacaggagaaaagttgtttacatgttcagaatgtgggaaatgttttactcggAAATCATTTCTTTCTAGACATAGGATAATTCACACTGGAGAGAAACCATTTGCATGTtctaaatgtgggaaatgttttacacagaagccTTCTCTTGTTGAGCATCAGAGAATCCATACAGGGgagaaaccgtattcatgttctgaatgtgcaaaatgttttacccagaaatcatctcttgttaaacatcagagatttcactcaggggagaagccatatccatgttcagaatgtgagaaatgttttattaCTAAAGCCAAACTCAGGgatcatcagagaagtcacacaggagagaaaccattttcatgttctgaatgtgggaagtaTTTTATTACAAAAGCTAAACTCAGGGATCATCAGAGAAGTcatacaggggagaaaccatttcCATGttttgaatgtgggaaatgttttacacaaaaatcagatCTTGTAGAACATGGGCGAATTCAcactggagagaagccattttcttgttctgaatgtgggaaatgttttattagaAAAGTCAAACTCAGTATTCATCAGAGAatacacacaggagagaagccgttcgcatgttcaaaatgtgggaaaagttttacccagaaatcaaatcttgttaaacatgaaagaattcacacaggagagaggccctattcgtgttcagaatgtgggaaatgctttagccGGAAATCAATTCTTGATCAGCATCtgttaattcacacaggggagaggccattttcatgttcagtatGCAAAAAAAGTTTCAGGAACAAATCAAGACTTTCAAGTCATCAGGTTATTCATTCTCATTAA